TCGTTGTCTCAACATTGGTAGCTAGCATGACAGGACCAACGAAGACATTAGGCATACAACAAGAAATTACGAATCTTACTGTCACTTGTTTTATTATGGGCTTTGGAATTGGGTACGATATTTTCAATATCAAACCTCGCTTTTTATTTATGCTACATTTTAGTCTTCTGTTCATGGAACCTCTATCAGAAGTTGTCGGTCGTCGACCCATATACTGCGTCAGCATGTTTCTCCACTTCATCTTCACCTTGCCAAGTGCCCTGGCAAAGAATGCGGCCACTCTGGTCGTCGCGCGCATGATCGCCGGTTTGGCTGCTTCTGCACCTATGTGCAATGTCGGTGGAAGGTAACTTAACATTTCACCAGCCTTTCGATATTCATCTAACTCTGAACCAGTATAGCAGATGTCTGGGCCATCGAAGAACGAGGAGTCCCCATGGCCGTTTTTTCTGGCACTCTATTGTACGTCACTTACCTATTTGTCAACATGTCAACAGTTTTGTGATCTATCTCCTTCTGTAGCATCGGCCCCTGTGTAGGTTCTATGGTTGCTGGTTGGATTGGCATGTATGCCGGTTGGCGATGGCTTTGTGCGTTTCTACCTAAGCTCGCACTGAACA
This portion of the Psilocybe cubensis strain MGC-MH-2018 chromosome 12, whole genome shotgun sequence genome encodes:
- a CDS encoding Major facilitator superfamily multidrug transporter NAG4 — encoded protein: MGFGIGLLFMEPLSEVVGRRPIYCVSMFLHFIFTLPSALAKNAATLVVARMIAGLAASAPMCNVGGSIADVWAIEERGVPMAVFSGTLLLGLVHLPRRLIRLNALYS